Part of the Triticum urartu cultivar G1812 chromosome 2, Tu2.1, whole genome shotgun sequence genome, CCAGCTTTTCAATTTGTTCTGTCAGTCATGATGTCCATGGAAGAATGTGGTAGTATAATGCAAGCTGAATGATGTTGATTTTCTGTTTGGTTGAGTGAAGGTGTTGTACTGTTGTTGTTATTTATGATGTTCAAACTTTACTTATCCTATTCAGTTTTCTCTGTTGCCCACTCCTCATATCTGGTCTGTATTATTTCGTatcctgctgctgctgctgctgctgctaatAGGACTTGCTGATATATGGGAAGTTCTCTCAAACGAGAGACACTGTTGTCAAGTTAGTTGAATAATACCCAAGTTAGTGTTGCTTGTGACATTGTCTTATCAAGTGTTGTCATTTCAGTATTAAGTTAGTTGACTGGGTCTGAAAATTTAAGTCTAAAGTTGATTTCAAGCCAGTTTTAACTCACGGGTGTTTTGCTTATGCAGTTTCTCTAATGCTGCCTTAGTCAACCATAAGCTGAAGACCAGAGACCCTCATGATTACCTCACCAAACACAGACCTGTGGAGAAGGTTGTGCTGTATGGTGATAAAACTGAATCGTCAATCGTGTCGGATTCATTTCGTCATGCGCTGGGTACCGCAATCGTGTCAATCTTCAAGAGCAGAAAGGGAAAGTTTGCATTTAGGCATCCTTTGGACCTGAGAAGCTGGAGAGTGAATGCCTTTGGCGGATTTGAGGTGGCAAATGGCACTCCAATTATTAAGAAGGCCTCGGAATATGACACAATGCATGATTTTTATGAGCTAGGTGTCTTTGCAGAGTTCTGCCTTCTGCACTTCGGGGGAGTTATTCCTGAGCAGTTCAGCAAGTTGATCGAGAAGCTGAAAAACCCCACGACAGATAAAGGTTATGCTATTATGGTAGATCCATGCCTCGTTCCAACTCATCTTTGGTCTCTCGCTTTTCTGGATGCCTTCCATACCGTGATGCATTTGATGTCTCAAGAAGATAGGGAACTGATACTGAAGAAATTGGATGTTCACTGCCAAGGTTGGAAAGCCGATATGCTCCTAAATCAACTTTCAAAGTGCTATGTTATGTTTATTGGCCCTGACGAAACCCTTAAAACACGCGGCGAAGATAGCTCGAGAGCTTTCCTTGAGTGCATTAGACATGCCCTTGCACATCCGTTGGATTATATTGGCAGGTTGGAGAGGCTTGGATTCGAAATTCACAGCAAGCAGGATCTGTACAAAGTTCTGAGGGAGAAAGGTGGTGACAGGCTGCTTTCTCTTCTGTTTGACCTTCTACCAGTAAAATATGTGAAGAAATTAGCGCTGGAATGGTATCTGTGCCGGGAACACTCCTCCTGTTGTCCATATCCCACAAACTGTATAAGGCGTGTTTTGAGGAAACATGACCTTTGTCGTCTTGATCCAGCCACCGTCAACAGATTGACTTGGGTAAGGAACTTTCCACACTTTGCATTTAAAAAGCAAAGGGCCATGCTAAAGTCTGCTACTTTCAGTTTTTTATAGTTATTTTTATCATGCAAAAGAGTCCACTTTATATATTGT contains:
- the LOC125541002 gene encoding uncharacterized protein LOC125541002 codes for the protein MGSEPASSSSSEQPIPPLGQPGLHPPDDNSCFSNAALVNHKLKTRDPHDYLTKHRPVEKVVLYGDKTESSIVSDSFRHALGTAIVSIFKSRKGKFAFRHPLDLRSWRVNAFGGFEVANGTPIIKKASEYDTMHDFYELGVFAEFCLLHFGGVIPEQFSKLIEKLKNPTTDKGYAIMVDPCLVPTHLWSLAFLDAFHTVMHLMSQEDRELILKKLDVHCQGWKADMLLNQLSKCYVMFIGPDETLKTRGEDSSRAFLECIRHALAHPLDYIGRLERLGFEIHSKQDLYKVLREKGGDRLLSLLFDLLPVKYVKKLALEWYLCREHSSCCPYPTNCIRRVLRKHDLCRLDPATVNRLTWLKMGNKMNEQLFVPSGVLNTWKVLYSENGPALKEFWDMCDTIKRHSVWTCEGNDDIGNCHAHEMVNKTCGLMMHMYPCRSYSFGRMIVMGPKTGPYKVKGVWVFPGAEVPRFLMNIHGMDFYSWTKVDISIERQKTMVDDSLSATVVHQKSEDSGHEEVVSAICF